From a single bacterium genomic region:
- a CDS encoding response regulator → MNRFALSDNENVGKQRAEKRESARRQPTVLVVENHEEVRNIVGSMVANQGWRPIKVASISEAISWLDREPVDAIVSDWELDDGIGYEILRKVRLSGHMPIPTVIISSYASPELVAQARAAGAVDMLAKPFRIEDLTFLLNRELNQRETRGHHRPHAHTGAHR, encoded by the coding sequence ATGAATCGCTTTGCGCTGTCCGATAATGAGAATGTGGGCAAGCAGCGAGCAGAAAAAAGGGAGTCGGCCCGGCGACAGCCGACGGTGCTCGTGGTGGAAAACCACGAGGAAGTCCGTAACATTGTCGGCAGCATGGTGGCCAATCAGGGGTGGCGTCCGATCAAGGTCGCCAGTATCAGCGAAGCGATCTCGTGGCTGGATCGCGAGCCGGTCGACGCGATCGTCTCCGACTGGGAGCTGGACGACGGCATCGGCTACGAAATCCTCCGCAAGGTGAGATTGTCTGGGCACATGCCGATTCCGACGGTGATAATCTCCAGCTATGCCTCGCCGGAACTGGTGGCGCAGGCGCGCGCGGCCGGAGCAGTCGACATGCTGGCCAAACCCTTCCGCATCGAGGACCTCACCTTCCTTTTGAACCGCGAACTGAACCAGCGTGAAACGCGCGGCCATCACCGGCCGCACGCGCACACCGGGGCGCATCGGTAA
- a CDS encoding type II secretion system protein encodes MRQERGFTLIELMIVVVIIGILAALALPRFMAASAKAKQGEAKGVLKQIYVLQAAYRQEYDRYWIVGGTMDAANPSTFDRLGLDLAQPARYAYTLTSADAGATTFTATATVAAPGLDDDPAPDTWTINEGGILQAVSDDATQ; translated from the coding sequence ATGAGACAAGAGCGCGGATTCACGTTGATCGAATTGATGATCGTGGTGGTGATCATCGGCATTCTCGCCGCGTTGGCGTTGCCGCGTTTCATGGCGGCCTCGGCCAAGGCCAAGCAGGGCGAGGCAAAGGGCGTGTTGAAGCAGATTTATGTCCTGCAGGCGGCCTATCGGCAGGAGTACGACCGGTACTGGATCGTGGGCGGGACGATGGACGCGGCCAACCCGAGCACGTTTGATCGGCTGGGGCTCGATTTGGCCCAGCCGGCGCGCTATGCGTACACGCTGACCTCCGCCGATGCCGGCGCGACGACCTTCACCGCGACGGCGACGGTGGCGGCGCCCGGACTGGATGACGATCCGGCGCCGGACACCTGGACGATCAACGAGGGCGGCATCCTCCAGGCGGTGTCGGACGACGCGACCCAATAG